From Bacteroidales bacterium, one genomic window encodes:
- a CDS encoding methyltransferase domain-containing protein, translating into MNNDNKSNNLTPNQTSEHTSSSPNRSIHEFDFNLICEYFSSVERQGPGSPETTIKALSFIEGLTDQSLIADLGCGTGGQTMTLAQHAPGQITGVDLFPDFIRLFNSNAERLHLQNRMKGIVGSMDEPPFKKDELDLIWSEGAIYNIGFEHGINLWRQFLKPGGYIAVSEVSWFTDERPAEINEFWTDAYPEINTIPNKLAQLQKAGYVPVACFILPENCWIEHFYQPQITAQEKFLEKHAGNKTAEELVANQCHEMQLYHKYKEFYGYTFYIGKKI; encoded by the coding sequence ATGAATAACGATAATAAATCCAATAACCTCACGCCCAATCAAACGAGTGAACATACTTCGTCCTCGCCTAACCGGTCAATTCACGAATTCGACTTTAATTTAATCTGCGAGTATTTTTCAAGTGTAGAACGCCAGGGACCGGGAAGTCCTGAGACAACCATCAAAGCGCTTAGTTTCATTGAAGGTCTTACGGACCAATCCCTTATTGCCGACCTTGGATGCGGTACAGGTGGACAAACAATGACTCTGGCACAACATGCCCCGGGCCAGATCACCGGTGTGGACCTGTTTCCCGATTTTATCCGCCTGTTCAACAGTAATGCGGAACGCCTCCATCTGCAAAACAGAATGAAAGGGATAGTCGGCTCGATGGATGAACCTCCATTCAAAAAAGATGAATTAGACCTGATCTGGTCGGAAGGAGCTATCTATAACATTGGTTTTGAGCACGGAATAAACCTGTGGCGACAATTTCTGAAACCAGGCGGTTATATCGCTGTTTCGGAAGTATCCTGGTTTACAGATGAACGTCCTGCCGAAATCAATGAATTCTGGACAGATGCCTATCCTGAAATAAATACCATTCCAAATAAACTGGCCCAGCTGCAAAAAGCCGGATACGTTCCCGTAGCCTGCTTTATCCTGCCGGAAAACTGCTGGATTGAACACTTCTACCAACCACAGATCACAGCACAGGAAAAATTCCTCGAAAAGCATGCCGGCAACAAAACAGCCGAAGAGCTGGTCGCTAATCAATGCCATGAGATGCAGTTATATCATAAGTATAAGGAGTTTTATGGTTACACGTTCTATATCGGAAAGAAAATATAG
- a CDS encoding GyrI-like domain-containing protein, which translates to MAFDYKKEYKEFYLPKKKSEMIEIPAMNFIAIRGKGNPNMEDGEYQQAVGLLYGIAYTIKMSGKSGYRINDFLEYVVPPLEGFWWIDGLTYMDYNRKNDFHWISVIRLPDFVQEKDLVWAKAEAEKKKKKDFSKVEFFTYHEGLCVQCMHTGSYDDEPATIQAMEEYAEKNGYLIDITDNRYHHEIYITDPRKSAPEKLKTVVRHPVRKKDL; encoded by the coding sequence ATGGCTTTCGATTACAAAAAGGAATATAAGGAATTCTATCTTCCAAAAAAGAAATCTGAGATGATTGAAATTCCGGCAATGAATTTCATAGCTATCAGGGGAAAAGGAAACCCCAATATGGAAGACGGCGAATATCAGCAAGCTGTAGGACTTCTGTACGGAATTGCTTATACCATCAAAATGAGTGGTAAAAGCGGGTATCGGATCAATGACTTTCTTGAATATGTAGTCCCGCCATTGGAAGGTTTTTGGTGGATAGACGGCCTTACATATATGGATTACAACCGGAAAAATGATTTCCATTGGATTTCCGTTATACGCCTTCCTGATTTCGTTCAGGAAAAAGATCTCGTTTGGGCAAAAGCCGAAGCGGAAAAGAAAAAGAAAAAAGACTTCTCAAAAGTGGAGTTCTTCACCTATCATGAAGGTTTATGTGTACAGTGCATGCATACAGGATCCTACGATGACGAGCCGGCCACCATCCAGGCAATGGAAGAATATGCCGAAAAGAACGGTTACCTGATCGATATTACCGACAACCGATATCACCACGAAATTTATATCACCGATCCGCGGAAATCTGCTCCTGAGAAATTAAAGACCGTTGTCCGGCATCCTGTCAGGAAAAAGGACCTGTAG
- a CDS encoding DUF108 domain-containing protein yields MKKLVIFGCGRLARIVVNAVLNDLLPEYDLVGVYSRTAAKADEFAAVMTQHGRPCKAYSTLEELLALRPDYLVEAASPAAMKSLTLPALMNGTSIVTLSIGALADTVFYKEAIETAKKNGTRIYIASGATGGFDVLRTATLMGNAKACFFNEKGVNALRRSSVYDPVMEKEKRIVFSGTALEAIGVFPTGLNVSVAASLASVGPEDMQVTMQSTPGFVGDTQRVEIKNDQVHAMVDVYSATSDIAGWSVVSTLINIVSPVVF; encoded by the coding sequence ATGAAAAAATTAGTAATTTTCGGATGCGGGCGTCTTGCCCGGATTGTGGTCAATGCCGTCCTGAACGATCTGTTACCCGAATATGATTTAGTCGGAGTATATTCCCGTACAGCGGCGAAAGCCGATGAATTTGCTGCGGTAATGACACAACACGGCAGACCTTGTAAAGCGTACTCAACACTGGAGGAACTGTTGGCATTAAGGCCTGATTACCTAGTGGAAGCGGCATCGCCGGCTGCGATGAAATCTCTTACGCTACCTGCGCTGATGAACGGTACGTCTATAGTCACCCTGTCTATCGGGGCGTTGGCGGATACTGTTTTTTATAAGGAGGCTATCGAAACAGCTAAGAAGAACGGAACCCGGATATATATTGCTTCGGGTGCTACGGGCGGGTTTGATGTGTTGCGCACGGCTACGCTGATGGGAAATGCAAAAGCTTGTTTCTTTAACGAGAAAGGCGTGAATGCATTGCGAAGGTCTTCGGTTTATGATCCTGTGATGGAGAAGGAAAAGCGGATTGTCTTTTCGGGTACTGCCCTGGAAGCTATCGGTGTTTTTCCTACGGGTCTGAATGTTTCTGTTGCGGCATCGCTGGCATCGGTGGGGCCGGAAGATATGCAGGTAACCATGCAGTCTACCCCGGGCTTTGTAGGTGATACGCAGCGGGTTGAAATAAAAAACGACCAGGTACATGCCATGGTCGATGTTTACAGTGCTACTTCCGATATTGCGGGATGGTCGGTCGTAAGTACGCTGATCAATATTGTGTCACCCGTTGTATTCTGA
- a CDS encoding dihydrofolate reductase, with product MFRKLVAIEPISLIPSAEATLHTFAREVIMYPDIPANDDEVAARIGDADAVLLSYTSRINKYALEKCPNVQYIGMCCSLYSPESANVDILYANSRGITVTGIRDYGDEGVVEYVISELIRCLHGFGQEPWDGMSREITGLKAGIIGLGKSGGMIADALHFFGADITYFSRSEKEEARAKGYRYLPIGEVLKQSEVVVCCLNKNTILIHEEEFRQLGNKKILFNTGLSPAWDEAPFLQWLKGDNLCFCDTIGALGGEHLLSDPHVRCMQVSTGRTRQAFDRLSEKVLQNLSEYNG from the coding sequence ATGTTCCGGAAACTCGTCGCCATCGAACCCATCAGCCTTATTCCCTCAGCCGAAGCAACCCTTCATACCTTCGCCAGGGAAGTAATTATGTATCCCGACATCCCTGCCAACGACGACGAAGTCGCCGCCCGCATCGGGGACGCTGATGCTGTATTGCTAAGTTATACGTCCCGCATCAATAAGTATGCGCTTGAAAAATGCCCTAACGTACAATACATCGGCATGTGTTGTTCCCTTTACTCACCCGAAAGCGCCAATGTAGACATTTTGTATGCCAATAGCCGCGGAATCACCGTCACCGGTATCCGTGATTATGGCGATGAAGGAGTGGTTGAATATGTTATCAGTGAATTGATACGGTGCCTGCACGGGTTCGGACAAGAGCCCTGGGACGGTATGTCCCGCGAAATAACCGGACTTAAAGCCGGCATCATCGGACTCGGAAAGTCTGGCGGAATGATAGCCGACGCCCTTCATTTCTTCGGTGCCGATATTACCTACTTTTCCCGGAGCGAGAAAGAAGAAGCCCGCGCCAAAGGATATCGCTACCTACCCATAGGTGAAGTGCTTAAACAAAGTGAAGTAGTCGTGTGCTGCCTCAATAAAAATACAATCCTGATACACGAAGAAGAATTCCGTCAACTCGGAAACAAAAAGATACTTTTCAACACAGGATTATCACCTGCATGGGACGAAGCTCCCTTCCTCCAATGGCTCAAAGGTGATAACCTCTGTTTTTGCGACACCATCGGCGCACTCGGCGGTGAGCATCTCCTCTCCGATCCACATGTACGTTGTATGCAGGTTTCTACCGGACGCACCCGTCAGGCATTCGACCGGTTGAGTGAAAAAGTCCTCCAAAACCTTTCAGAATACAACGGGTGA